The Nitrospira tepida genome includes a window with the following:
- a CDS encoding class I SAM-dependent methyltransferase translates to MSQDPQQVIEAQRQDWNRVAAGWEKWDEMFDRSMAFLNHRLIADARLRQGQQVLDLGSGTGYPALLAAQVVRPQGQVVGIDLADDMLAAARRKAARLGLSNVEFRTGDVTTLPFPSGSFDAVTSRFCLMFLPEIPKAVAEIARVLKPGGHLAAAVWSAPEKNPYLRIPMDVIKQLIELPPPDPQAPGIFRLAKSGDLMGMIQQAGLSSLSEEEFVADVQLTSGREYFSSLMEIAAPIQNLFAKLSPSQQAEAEKRIVQSVEQYRRGEAVSLPIAARFVAAVKPT, encoded by the coding sequence ATGTCGCAAGATCCGCAGCAGGTCATCGAGGCGCAACGTCAGGACTGGAATCGTGTGGCGGCCGGGTGGGAGAAATGGGATGAGATGTTTGACCGCAGCATGGCCTTTCTCAACCACCGGCTGATCGCGGATGCCCGGTTGCGGCAGGGACAGCAGGTGTTAGACCTGGGCTCCGGCACAGGCTATCCTGCCCTTTTGGCGGCGCAGGTAGTCAGACCTCAGGGACAAGTCGTCGGCATCGACCTCGCGGACGACATGCTGGCTGCCGCCAGGCGCAAGGCCGCGAGGCTCGGTCTCTCCAACGTCGAGTTTCGAACCGGCGACGTGACGACCTTGCCGTTTCCATCTGGCTCGTTCGATGCCGTGACCTCGCGCTTTTGCCTGATGTTCCTTCCCGAGATTCCCAAAGCCGTCGCGGAGATCGCCCGCGTGTTGAAGCCGGGCGGCCATCTGGCGGCGGCGGTCTGGTCGGCCCCCGAAAAGAACCCCTATCTCCGTATCCCGATGGATGTCATCAAGCAATTGATCGAGCTGCCTCCGCCCGATCCGCAGGCCCCGGGGATCTTCCGTTTGGCGAAATCGGGGGACCTGATGGGCATGATCCAGCAGGCCGGGCTCTCCAGCCTGTCGGAAGAAGAATTCGTGGCGGACGTGCAACTGACCTCAGGCCGTGAATACTTTTCGAGCCTGATGGAGATCGCGGCACCCATCCAGAACCTGTTCGCGAAACTGTCCCCATCGCAACAGGCCGAGGCGGAAAAGCGGATCGTTCAGTCCGTGGAACAGTACCGGCGTGGAGAGGCCGTCTCGCTGCCGATCGCCGCCCGGTTCGTCGCCGCCGTCAAACCAACATGA
- a CDS encoding DNA-formamidopyrimidine glycosylase family protein — translation MPELPDLTIYCEALERVAVGHRLLHITLASPFLLRTVEPSLAETEGKLLRAVRLIGKRLVFELEDELFLLLHLMIAGRLHRKPAGAKVPGRIGLAAFEFAEGTLLLTEAGSKKRAALHVVRGLAGLDQFRSGGIEPLEADLAAFQAALARENHTLKRALTDPRLFSGIGNAYSDEILHRARLSPAKLTSTLSPEEIVRLFEATQSTLREWIVRLREETGDRFPESVTAFRADMAVHGRYRQPCPICGTPIQRIRYAENECNYCATCQTGGKLLADRGLSRLLGADWPRTVEQLELHKTTSRST, via the coding sequence ATGCCCGAACTGCCCGATTTGACCATCTATTGCGAGGCACTGGAGCGTGTTGCAGTAGGGCATCGGCTGCTGCATATCACGCTCGCGAGTCCCTTTTTGCTCCGCACTGTCGAGCCGTCGCTGGCAGAAACCGAAGGCAAGCTGCTGCGAGCCGTCCGACTGATCGGCAAACGGCTGGTCTTCGAGCTGGAGGACGAACTCTTTCTCCTGCTCCATCTGATGATCGCCGGGCGCCTGCATCGGAAACCGGCCGGGGCCAAGGTCCCCGGCAGGATCGGCTTGGCTGCATTTGAGTTTGCCGAGGGCACGTTGCTCCTGACCGAGGCCGGCAGCAAGAAGCGCGCGGCGTTACACGTGGTCCGAGGCTTGGCCGGCTTGGACCAGTTTCGTTCGGGCGGCATCGAGCCGCTGGAGGCGGATCTTGCGGCTTTTCAGGCGGCCCTCGCCCGCGAGAACCATACGCTCAAGCGGGCCCTGACCGATCCCCGGCTATTCAGCGGCATCGGTAACGCCTATTCCGACGAGATCCTGCATCGCGCCCGCTTGTCTCCGGCGAAACTCACATCGACCCTCTCCCCGGAGGAGATCGTTCGTCTGTTCGAGGCCACTCAATCGACCTTGCGGGAGTGGATCGTCCGCCTGCGTGAAGAGACCGGCGACCGGTTCCCGGAATCCGTGACCGCGTTTCGAGCAGACATGGCCGTGCATGGCCGTTATCGGCAACCCTGCCCCATCTGCGGTACGCCGATCCAACGCATCCGCTACGCAGAGAATGAGTGCAACTACTGCGCGACCTGCCAAACCGGAGGCAAGCTGCTGGCGGATCGAGGCCTCTCCCGGTTGCTTGGGGCCGATTGGCCTCGGACTGTGGAGCAACTCGAACTCCACAAGACCACATCACGATCGACTTGA
- a CDS encoding TfoX/Sxy family protein translates to MPRKPAGKSTLKSNRTSVRKSAPAPDRKSDGFTEFVLDQLAEVRGVTCRAMFGGYGLYQNATFFGIIHRGRLYFKTDERTRTAYVARGMKPFRPNSKQTLKSYYEVPVEVIEDAEQLVTWATQASA, encoded by the coding sequence ATGCCCCGCAAGCCGGCCGGCAAATCGACCCTAAAATCCAATCGTACGTCAGTACGCAAATCCGCTCCCGCGCCAGATCGCAAATCAGACGGCTTCACGGAGTTCGTGCTGGATCAACTGGCGGAGGTGCGCGGGGTGACCTGTCGCGCCATGTTCGGTGGCTACGGCTTGTATCAGAATGCGACGTTCTTCGGCATCATCCATCGCGGTCGGCTCTACTTCAAAACCGACGAGCGCACGCGCACGGCCTATGTCGCCCGCGGCATGAAGCCCTTTCGACCGAATTCGAAACAAACGCTCAAGAGCTATTACGAAGTGCCGGTGGAGGTGATTGAGGACGCGGAGCAACTTGTCACCTGGGCGACACAGGCTTCGGCTTAA